The proteins below come from a single Juglans regia cultivar Chandler chromosome 12, Walnut 2.0, whole genome shotgun sequence genomic window:
- the LOC108994805 gene encoding translationally-controlled tumor protein homolog: protein MLVYQDLLTGDELLSDSFPYKEIENGILWEVEGKWVVQGAVDVDIGANPSAEGGEDDEGVDDQAAKVVDIVDTFRLQEQPPFDKKQFVTYMKRFIKLLTPKLEGEQQEKFKKNIEAATKFLLSKLSDLQFFVGESMHDDGCLVFAYYKEGATDPTFLYFGYALKEVKC, encoded by the exons ATGTTGGTTTACCAGGACCTCCTCACAG GCGATGAGCTTCTCTCGGACTCGTTTCCATATAAGGAAATCGAGAATGGAATTTTGTGGGAAGTTGAGGGAAAG TGGGTTGTTCAAGGAGCTGTTGATGTAGACATTGGTGCAAACCCCTCTGCTGAAGGTGGAGAGGATGATGAGGGTGTTGATGACCAAGCTGCGAAGGTGGTTGACATTGTTGACACATTTAGGCTTCAG GAGCAACCTCCTTTTGACAAGAAGCAATTTGTCACATATATGAAGCGGTTCATCAAGTTGTTGACACCCAAGCTTGAGGGCGAGCAGCAagagaaatttaagaaaaacattGAGGCAGCAACCAAGTTCCTGCTTTCGAAGCTCAGTGACCTCCAATT TTTTGTGGGGGAGAGCATGCATGATGATGGCTGCCTCGTATTTGCTTACTACAAGGAAGGTGCCACTGACCCGACATTTTTGTACTTTGGCTATGCTTTGAAGGAGGTCAAGTGCTAA